From a single Miscanthus floridulus cultivar M001 chromosome 8, ASM1932011v1, whole genome shotgun sequence genomic region:
- the LOC136473752 gene encoding ethylene-responsive transcription factor ERF027-like yields MAEQQPPPPPPRPHSPPPPAVQVQPAGPAAASHHSHQVASSGSAPASPRSSSPVLLPHQGDGTSSAGASSAATAPAPMATATSSGEPSPRSSGKHAFYRGIRCRSGKWVSEIREPRKARRIWLGTYPTAEIAAAAYDVAARALRGADAVLNFPGAIASRAAPASASPADIRAAAAAAAAAAAAAAQLEYSQSSQGTAADPPPAAAAQDHRRHQQQHGVMSGGATTADAASLYTTPQQQEIGGDEFMDEEAIFEMPQLLRNMAAGMMMSPPRLSPDTSDESPDPSEAGESLWSYHDP; encoded by the coding sequence ATGGctgagcagcagccgccgccaccgccgccacgacCCCATTCTCCTCCCCCGCCGGCGGTGCAAGTGCAACCGGCCGGGCCGGCGGCAGCAAGCCACCACAGCCACCAGGTGGCGTCCTCGGGTTCGGCTCCAGCCTCGCCTCGTTCTTCTTCTCCGGTGCTGCTGCCGCATCAGGGCGACGGGACGTCGTCGGCGGGGGCATCATCAGCTGCCACGGCGCCGGCGCCGATGGCGACCGCGACCAGCTCGGGGGAGCCGTCGCCGCGGTCGTCCGGGAAGCACGCATTCTACCGCGGCATCCGGTGCCGGAGCGGCAAGTGGGTGTCGGAGATCCGGGAGCCCCGCAAGGCGCGGCGGATATGGCTCGGCACGTACCCGACGGCCGAGATAGCCGCGGCCGCCTACGACGTGGCGGCGCGCGCGCTGCGCGGCGCCGACGCCGTGCTCAACTTCCCCGGCGCGATCGCCTCCCGCGCGGCCCCAGCGTCCGCGTCCCCCGCGGACATACGCGCcgctgctgcggctgcggctgcggctgccgcGGCCGCCGCGCAGCTCGAGTACTCGCAGTCGTCGCAGGGTACCGCCGCCGATCCTCCTCCTGCCGCCGCTGCACAGGACCACCGGCGGCATCAGCAGCAGCATGGCGTGATGAGCGGCGGCGCGACAACTGCTGACGCGGCAAGCTTATACACGACGCCTCAGCAGCAGGAGATCGGCGGTGACGAGTTCATGGACGAAGAGGCCATCTTCGAGATGCCGCAGCTGCTGCGGAACATGGCGGCGGGGATGATGATGAGCCCGCCGAGGCTCAGCCCCGACACCTCCGACGAGTCGCCCGACCCGTCCGAGGCCGGGGAGAGCCTCTGGAGCTACCATGACCCGTAG